One part of the Mytilus trossulus isolate FHL-02 chromosome 11, PNRI_Mtr1.1.1.hap1, whole genome shotgun sequence genome encodes these proteins:
- the LOC134691486 gene encoding peptidyl-prolyl cis-trans isomerase FKBP7-like, producing the protein MGKVCIHILIILICLVNELRCEFNATKVGTDIEPAVIIETVTRAPFCDKNLISNDTGIFDIDIFYHTEDMFVKSQAGKEKEPRTISLGKNQILKALENAMIGMCPGEYRKITVPANHAYGNKGIQIPDGRQLKPPVTIIVHATLIQIFRQTQKEIDSAFNVWDTDNDDRLSKQELLNIFKVFIQLVGKDKMGNLDKMLDQWFSMLDVDHDGFIAKDEFLKAEHKAADPKSAEMIQSFVKRYISMHKTTSSTRDKKLKDEL; encoded by the exons ATGGGAAAAGTTTGcattcatattttgataattttgatatgtttggtAAATGAACTAAGATGCGAATTTAACGCAACCAAAGTTGGAACAGACATAGAACCAGCTGTTATAATTGAAACGGTAACCAGAGCGCCGTTTTGTGACAAAAATCTTATTTCTAATGACACTGGAATCTTCGATATCGACATCTTTTACCATACTGAGGATATGTTTGTAAAAAG TCAAGCAGGTAAAGAAAAGGAACCAAGGACTATTAGTctaggtaaaaatcaaatactcAAAGCATTAGAGAACGCTATGATTGGGATGTGCCCTGGAGAGTACCGGAAAATAACTGTACCCGCTAATCACGCCTACGGCAATAAAGGGATTCAGATTCCCGATG GTAGACAACTGAAACCTCCCGTAACAATAATTGTCCATGCTACACTAATACAGATATTCAGACAGACACAGAAAGAAATAGATTCTGCATTTAATGTTTGGGATACTGATAATGATGATCGTCTTAGCAAACAAGAG cttttgaatatatttaaagtatttatacaGCTAGTAGGAAAAGACAAGATGGGGAACCTAGACAAGATGCTAGATCAGTGGTTTAGTATGCTCGATGTTGATCATGATGGTTTTATAGCCAAAGACGAATTTCTTAAAGCAGAACATAAAGCAGCTGATCCCAAATCTGCTGAGAtgattcaaagttttgtaaagcGATACATATCCATGCATAAAACCACGTCTTCTACAAGAGACAAGAAATTAAAAgatgaattataa
- the LOC134690332 gene encoding peptidyl-prolyl cis-trans isomerase FKBP7-like yields the protein MKNRLFFLLFIISTVISVETTKNGTEKKPEVEIEKLSQVEKCEKFVKPTDLVILDMDIWYKVGATVENSRSKDGVKIPYTLQLGDRKMPIAVENSIIGMCVNEQRKITVPPHHAYGHKTIKFQDGRILTGEATVIVEVKVIQILRTTEQEMQNFFQILDTDDNKEIDQEELQAVIELFEAAIDKDQFEREKMKSLLTASFKTFDKDGNGVISEDEFYNSTEDKRGFREEDVQVMKPLLKGMMERYAKHTQDNPPDAPCPTCPETIEDCPPVSCEDEDPSASSGCPAKTTENVKVVKPKIKYVKKRSKESKSNTEKKDRKKQEKHDPKDEL from the exons ATGAAAaacagattgttttttttactctttataaTATCCACTGTTATATCCGtggaaacaacaaaaaatggaaCAGAAAAGAAGCCAGaagttgaaattgaaaaactatCACAAGTCGAAAAATGTGAAAAGTTCGTCAAACCTACAGACTTAGTTATTCTTGATATGGATATATGGTATAAAGTTGGTGCAACAGTGGAAAACAG TCGGTCAAAGGACGGAGTTAAAATACCATACACGCTTCAACTCGGGGATAGAAAAATGCCCATAGCTGTGGAAAATTCCATCATCGGAATGTGCGTAAATGAGCAAAGAAAAATAACTGTACCACCTCATCATGCATATGGGCACAAGACTATCAAGTTCCAAGATG GAAGAATTTTGACAGGGGAAGCAACCGTGATAGTCGAAGTAAAGGTGATACAGATACTTAGAACTACTGAACAGGAAAtgcaaaacttttttcaaatacttgACACCGACGATAATAAAGAGATTGACCAAGAAGAG TTACAAGCTGTAATTGAGTTATTTGAGGCTGCTATTGACAAAGACCaatttgaaagagaaaaaatgaaatcacttCTGACTGCCTCATTTAAAACCTTTGACAAAGATGGAAATGGCGTTATAAGCGAAGATGAGTTCTACAACTCCACAGAAGACAAAAGAGGGTTCCGCGAAGAAGATGTACAAGTAATGAAACCTTTACTAAAAGGAATGATGGAAAGATACGCAAAACACACTCAAGACAATCCACCAGATGCTCCTTGTCCAACATGTCCCGAAACAATAGAAGATTGTCCTCCTGTATCGTGCGAGGACGAAGACCCATCTGCTTCAAGTGGATGTCCGGCTAAAACAACTGAAAATGTAAAAGTGGTCAAACCCAAGATTAAATATGTAAAGAAAAGAAGTAAGGAGTCGAAATCAAACACGGAAAAGAAAGATAGgaaaaaacaggaaaaacatGATCCAAAAGACGAACTATAA